In a single window of the Leifsonia sp. 1010 genome:
- a CDS encoding beta-ketoacyl-[acyl-carrier-protein] synthase family protein: protein MTKKIVVTGMGASSPLGGTAPESWSALLAGVSGARTLEHDWVAQYELPVTFAAEAKVRPEEVLERPVAKRLDPSSQFALISAMEAWEDAGRPDVAPERLGVDYATGIGGVWTLLDAWDTLRERGPRRVLPMTVPMLMPNAASAAVSMHFEARAYARTVASACASSTESIVNAYEHLQLGLADVVIAGGTESAIHPITVASFSSMQALSRRNDDPAHASRPYSVDRDGFVMGEGAASLVLETEEHALARGARIYAELAGGGVTADSYHITANDPEGRGASRAVHIALDRAGAVPDDVTHINAHATSTPVGDPSEYVALREVFGERVHGIPVSATKASTGHLLGGTGALEAVFSILAIRDRQAPPTINITEMDPAIPLQVKSEPQPLGDGPQLVISNSFGFGGHNAVAAFRSY from the coding sequence ATGACCAAGAAGATCGTCGTCACCGGTATGGGCGCGTCCTCGCCCCTCGGTGGCACCGCCCCTGAGAGCTGGAGCGCCCTGCTCGCCGGCGTCTCCGGCGCCCGCACCCTCGAGCACGACTGGGTCGCCCAGTACGAGCTGCCGGTCACCTTCGCCGCCGAGGCCAAGGTGCGCCCGGAGGAGGTGCTGGAGCGTCCCGTCGCCAAGCGTCTCGACCCGTCCAGCCAGTTCGCCCTCATCTCCGCCATGGAGGCGTGGGAGGACGCCGGCCGTCCGGATGTCGCCCCCGAGCGCCTCGGTGTCGACTACGCCACCGGCATCGGCGGCGTGTGGACGCTGCTCGACGCCTGGGACACGCTGCGTGAGCGCGGCCCGCGCCGCGTCCTCCCGATGACCGTCCCGATGCTCATGCCGAACGCGGCATCGGCCGCGGTCTCCATGCACTTCGAGGCGCGTGCCTACGCCCGCACCGTCGCCTCCGCCTGCGCCTCCAGCACCGAGTCGATCGTCAACGCCTACGAGCACCTGCAGCTGGGTCTCGCGGACGTGGTCATCGCCGGCGGCACGGAGTCGGCCATCCACCCGATCACCGTCGCGTCGTTCTCGTCGATGCAGGCGCTCTCGCGCCGCAACGACGACCCCGCGCACGCCTCCCGCCCGTACAGCGTCGACCGCGACGGCTTCGTCATGGGCGAGGGTGCCGCCAGCCTGGTGCTCGAGACCGAGGAGCACGCGCTCGCGCGCGGCGCCCGGATCTACGCCGAGCTCGCCGGTGGCGGAGTGACCGCCGACTCGTACCACATCACGGCCAACGACCCCGAGGGCCGTGGCGCCAGCCGCGCCGTGCACATCGCCCTCGACCGCGCCGGTGCCGTGCCGGACGACGTCACCCACATCAACGCGCACGCGACCAGCACCCCGGTCGGCGACCCGTCCGAGTACGTGGCGCTCCGCGAGGTGTTCGGTGAGCGCGTCCACGGCATCCCGGTGTCGGCCACCAAAGCGTCCACCGGCCACCTGCTCGGCGGCACCGGTGCGCTGGAGGCCGTGTTCAGCATCCTGGCGATCCGCGACCGTCAGGCCCCGCCGACGATCAACATCACCGAGATGGACCCGGCCATCCCGCTGCAGGTGAAGAGCGAGCCGCAGCCGCTCGGCGACGGACCTCAGCTCGTCATCAGCAACTCCTTCGGCTTCGGCGGACACAACGCGGTCGCCGCGTTCCGCAGCTACTGA
- a CDS encoding PadR family transcriptional regulator, with protein MSVQNGFLALLTQGAAYGSQLQSEFLCRAAHRRQLNPGQVYSTLDRMTDQGLVASAGATDDGLPLYELTAAGREAAAVWLGGAPADGRPDWDEMQDQVLIAASLEGVDALAVVDGYRAAYAEKIRYLTHEADSRALLAANRAAELGAKAAIEWLDEVAATLRSHPDALVQPRSPERPRRGRRPAAETAAASPAD; from the coding sequence ATGTCGGTCCAGAACGGTTTCCTCGCGCTCCTCACGCAGGGCGCTGCCTACGGCTCGCAGCTCCAGAGCGAGTTCCTCTGCCGCGCGGCGCACCGACGGCAGCTCAATCCCGGCCAGGTGTATTCGACGCTCGACCGGATGACGGATCAGGGTCTCGTCGCTTCCGCGGGGGCCACCGACGACGGCCTCCCGCTCTACGAGCTGACCGCGGCCGGACGGGAGGCCGCAGCCGTGTGGCTCGGCGGCGCACCCGCCGACGGCCGCCCCGATTGGGACGAGATGCAGGACCAGGTGCTGATCGCCGCGTCCCTCGAGGGCGTGGATGCGCTGGCCGTGGTCGACGGCTATCGCGCCGCCTACGCCGAGAAGATCCGCTACCTCACGCACGAAGCGGACTCGCGGGCCCTCCTCGCCGCGAACCGCGCGGCCGAGCTCGGCGCGAAAGCCGCCATCGAGTGGCTGGACGAGGTTGCGGCCACGCTGCGGTCGCATCCCGACGCGCTGGTACAACCGCGCTCCCCCGAGCGCCCGCGGCGCGGCCGCCGACCGGCAGCCGAGACGGCGGCGGCGAGCCCGGCCGACTAG
- a CDS encoding DUF1684 domain-containing protein, whose amino-acid sequence MTDTAAAAPTDPNAVLARYRARREQAVTAPQGNLALVNTQWITGEPDSEQPIWGVPGLWSPLPQGESGLKVTAAATDNIFVDDVLVDGSAIVRGKDDPNPGKIRFSDTVSGFVIASEDGDYALRVWDANSEAIQEFGSIDAFPFNPEWIIQAAFTPIEGGKTVGFEHLKDDGATRDMVIPGEITFTKDGVDYNLAAFKAGRALQLVFADTTNGDSTYSVGRFLFVVPNEDGTVTLDFNLAVLPPCAFSYNFNCPLPPAQNRFAVPIEAGEKNVLNKQGELLH is encoded by the coding sequence ATGACCGACACCGCCGCTGCCGCTCCCACCGACCCGAACGCCGTCCTGGCCCGCTACCGCGCCCGCCGCGAACAGGCCGTGACCGCGCCGCAGGGCAACCTGGCGCTGGTGAACACCCAGTGGATCACCGGAGAGCCGGACTCGGAGCAGCCGATCTGGGGCGTCCCCGGTCTCTGGTCTCCGCTGCCCCAGGGCGAGTCGGGACTGAAGGTCACCGCCGCGGCGACCGACAACATCTTCGTCGACGACGTGCTGGTCGACGGCTCGGCGATCGTGCGCGGGAAGGACGACCCCAACCCCGGCAAGATCCGTTTCAGCGACACGGTCAGCGGGTTCGTCATCGCCAGCGAGGACGGCGACTACGCCCTCCGCGTGTGGGACGCGAACTCGGAGGCGATCCAGGAGTTCGGCTCCATCGACGCCTTCCCGTTCAACCCGGAGTGGATCATCCAGGCCGCGTTCACCCCGATCGAGGGTGGCAAGACGGTCGGCTTCGAGCACCTCAAGGACGACGGCGCGACGCGCGACATGGTCATCCCGGGCGAGATCACCTTCACCAAGGACGGCGTCGACTACAACCTCGCCGCGTTCAAGGCCGGCCGCGCCCTCCAGCTCGTCTTCGCGGACACGACCAACGGCGACAGCACCTACTCGGTCGGCCGGTTCCTGTTCGTGGTGCCGAACGAGGACGGCACGGTCACGCTCGACTTCAACCTGGCCGTCCTGCCGCCGTGCGCGTTCAGCTACAACTTCAACTGCCCGCTTCCGCCGGCGCAGAACCGCTTCGCCGTGCCGATCGAGGCCGGCGAGAAGAACGTGCTCAACAAGCAGGGCGAGCTGCTGCACTAG
- a CDS encoding DUF3145 domain-containing protein has product MSAHVARGVLYVHSSPSALCPHIEWAAGRALGRAVNFTWESQPVLKGSQRTEFFWDGPPGTGARLASALRGWEHLRYEVTEDAGHGTDGGRWMHTPDLGIFFAQVDTAGNMVVPEDRIRYAMEIAGANALELHRELRLALGQAWDDELEPFRHAHDDTSVIWLHNVG; this is encoded by the coding sequence ATGTCGGCACACGTCGCTCGAGGGGTGCTCTACGTGCACTCCTCTCCCAGCGCGCTCTGCCCCCACATCGAGTGGGCGGCGGGTCGCGCCCTCGGGCGTGCAGTGAACTTCACCTGGGAGTCGCAGCCCGTGCTGAAGGGCTCCCAGCGCACGGAGTTCTTCTGGGACGGCCCTCCCGGCACCGGCGCGCGCCTCGCGTCCGCCCTGCGCGGCTGGGAGCACCTGCGCTACGAGGTGACGGAGGACGCCGGTCACGGCACCGACGGCGGCCGGTGGATGCACACCCCCGACCTCGGCATCTTCTTCGCCCAGGTCGACACGGCCGGAAACATGGTCGTGCCGGAGGACCGCATCCGCTACGCCATGGAGATCGCGGGCGCGAACGCGCTCGAACTGCACCGCGAGCTCCGGCTGGCCCTCGGTCAGGCGTGGGACGACGAACTGGAGCCGTTCCGGCACGCCCACGACGACACGTCGGTCATCTGGCTGCACAACGTCGGCTGA
- a CDS encoding NUDIX domain-containing protein, which produces MPVRSAALLLYRRRAAVEVWIAHMGGPFWARKDEGAWSLPKGVVESDDLGDELSAARREFAEEIGSPAPDVDYVPLGEFRGSGKTIVVFAAESEFEPETITSNTFELEWPPRSGRMQAFPEIDDARWFSVDDARLKLTKAQRPILDALLARLADDAEIH; this is translated from the coding sequence ATGCCCGTCCGCAGCGCCGCCCTCCTGCTCTATCGCCGTCGTGCCGCCGTCGAGGTGTGGATCGCCCACATGGGCGGCCCGTTCTGGGCGCGCAAGGACGAGGGGGCCTGGTCCCTGCCCAAGGGCGTCGTCGAGTCCGACGATCTGGGCGACGAGCTCTCCGCCGCGCGCCGCGAGTTCGCCGAGGAGATCGGCTCCCCGGCGCCGGATGTCGACTACGTCCCGCTCGGCGAGTTCCGCGGATCCGGCAAGACCATCGTCGTCTTCGCCGCCGAATCGGAGTTCGAGCCGGAGACGATCACCAGCAACACGTTCGAGCTGGAGTGGCCGCCGCGATCCGGGCGGATGCAGGCGTTCCCGGAGATCGACGACGCCCGGTGGTTCTCGGTGGACGATGCGCGGCTGAAGCTGACGAAAGCGCAGCGGCCCATTCTGGACGCGCTGCTCGCGCGGCTGGCCGACGACGCGGAAATCCACTAG
- a CDS encoding Pls/PosA family non-ribosomal peptide synthetase — MADAPLTDVSDGDAPTAGSPRAGLLLRSEDAPPARTLIDILRETAQRFPDASALEDAAGALSYRELLARIAAGAARLRENGVSRGDRVGVRMSSGSRDLYLAILSVLAAGAAYVPVDADDPQERADLVFGEAGVRAILTDAGLVVAGKDAPQQVLRDAPHPSTAALPVVAPPEPEDDAWIIFTSGSTGTPKGVAVRHRSAAAFVDSESRLFLQEEPMGPQDRVLAGLSVAFDASCEEMWLAWAHGACLVPAPRALVRTGMDLGPWLSARRITVVSTVPTLAALWPMDALDNVRLLIFGGEACPPELVSRLAVPGREVWNTYGPTEATVVACAAPLVAGEPVRIGLPLDGWDLAVVDAEGRPVADGESGELVIGGVGLARYLDPAKDAEKYAPMPTLGWERAYRSGDLVRFDPAGLFYQGRADDQVKVGGRRIELGEVESALQQLPGVSGAAAAVRRSAAGNDILVGYLAVPDAASFDRAASLTHLRETLPAALVPLLAVVDELPVRTSGKVDKAALPWPLEDSGSDGATTDDPVAAALADDWRSVLGLPVTGPDDNFFDLGGGSLAAAQLVSLIRRRHPDITVADVYATPRFGAMALALAESSPSSSAASTHVVPPTPLRMRALQTVLGIPLFILGGIRWLLYLLTASALLRPFGGFDVLPAADPAWLILGLVVFVTPWGRMAIAVVAARLLLLGVRAGDHPRGGGVHLRLWLAEQVAHQIGAASLAGAPWILYYARALGATIDRGVDLHTLPPVTGMLRIGAGASIEPEVDLAGYWIDGDVVRIGEIRIGAGSSVGARSSLMPGTKIGRNATVAPGSAVFGRVPAGQNWSGSPAVRVGRAHDWWPQERPQRRTRWLAAYALSSIVVSLVPVVALAAGAAVVAAFLRGAAGWGGVIAGAAAGLVPGTLVAGVVLAALVVVLVRLLGIGMREGVYPVRSRIGWQAWSTERLLDQARTVLFPLYSSLFTPVWLRMLGARVGADVEASTVLLLPRMTRIRDGAFLADDTLVASYELGGGYVRIAAVDIGARAFLGNSGMAGAGNRVPRDGLVAVLSFAPRKAKAGTSWLGSPPVKLRRQTQDADLSRTFEPPTRLRVARTAWELLRIVPVIVTCAIGLAVVIALGAVDVAWGPIWAVILSGPVLLLSGAVAAALSTAAKWALIGRLKPGEHPLWSSFVWRSEVSDTFTEMVAAPWFAWAASGTPALVWWLRSLGARIGSGVWIDSYWLPEADLVTLGDASTVNRGCVVQTHLFHDRIMSMDQVTIERGGTLGPHSVILPAADIGADATVGPASLVMRGETVPAGSRWSGNPIGPWREVVVREYRARAGG; from the coding sequence GTGGCCGATGCTCCCCTGACCGATGTGTCCGACGGCGACGCGCCGACAGCCGGCAGTCCCCGCGCCGGGCTGCTGCTGCGGTCGGAGGATGCGCCGCCCGCGCGCACGCTGATCGACATCCTGAGGGAGACGGCGCAGCGCTTCCCCGACGCCTCCGCGCTGGAGGATGCCGCAGGCGCGCTGAGCTATCGCGAACTCCTGGCGCGGATCGCCGCGGGTGCGGCCCGCCTGCGCGAGAACGGCGTGAGCCGGGGCGACCGGGTCGGCGTGCGGATGAGCTCGGGCAGCCGCGACCTCTACCTGGCGATCCTCAGTGTGCTCGCGGCCGGCGCGGCGTACGTGCCGGTGGACGCTGACGACCCGCAGGAGCGCGCCGACCTCGTCTTCGGCGAGGCCGGCGTCCGGGCGATCCTGACCGATGCCGGACTGGTGGTGGCGGGCAAGGATGCGCCGCAGCAGGTGCTCCGCGACGCGCCGCATCCCTCGACGGCAGCCCTCCCGGTCGTCGCCCCTCCGGAACCGGAGGACGACGCCTGGATCATCTTCACGTCCGGCTCGACGGGCACTCCGAAGGGCGTGGCCGTGCGCCATCGGTCCGCGGCCGCGTTCGTCGACTCCGAATCCCGGCTGTTCCTGCAGGAGGAGCCGATGGGCCCGCAGGATCGCGTGCTCGCCGGCCTCTCCGTCGCGTTCGACGCATCCTGTGAGGAGATGTGGCTGGCCTGGGCGCACGGCGCGTGCCTCGTTCCCGCCCCTCGCGCGCTCGTCCGCACCGGGATGGACCTCGGCCCGTGGCTCTCCGCCCGCCGCATCACCGTGGTCTCCACTGTCCCGACCCTCGCGGCGCTCTGGCCGATGGATGCGCTGGACAATGTCCGGCTGCTCATCTTCGGCGGCGAGGCCTGCCCTCCCGAGCTGGTGAGCCGGCTGGCCGTTCCGGGCCGCGAGGTGTGGAACACGTACGGGCCGACCGAGGCGACCGTCGTCGCGTGCGCGGCGCCGCTGGTCGCGGGCGAGCCCGTGCGGATCGGGTTGCCGCTCGACGGCTGGGATCTGGCGGTGGTGGATGCGGAGGGCCGCCCGGTCGCGGACGGCGAGAGCGGCGAGCTCGTCATCGGAGGCGTCGGCCTCGCGCGCTACCTCGATCCGGCGAAGGATGCGGAGAAGTACGCGCCGATGCCCACCCTCGGCTGGGAGCGTGCCTACCGCAGCGGCGACCTGGTGCGGTTCGACCCGGCCGGGCTCTTCTATCAAGGTCGCGCCGACGACCAGGTGAAGGTCGGCGGCAGGCGGATCGAGCTGGGCGAGGTGGAGTCCGCGCTGCAGCAGCTCCCCGGCGTCTCGGGGGCAGCGGCCGCCGTTCGCCGCTCGGCCGCGGGCAACGACATCCTCGTCGGCTACCTGGCCGTGCCGGATGCCGCATCCTTCGACCGCGCCGCCTCGCTCACCCACCTGCGCGAGACTCTCCCTGCCGCGCTCGTTCCGCTGCTCGCGGTGGTCGACGAACTTCCGGTTCGCACCTCGGGCAAGGTGGACAAGGCGGCGCTGCCGTGGCCGCTGGAGGACTCCGGCTCTGACGGCGCGACAACGGATGATCCGGTCGCCGCAGCGCTCGCGGACGACTGGCGCAGTGTCCTCGGGCTGCCCGTCACCGGCCCCGACGACAATTTCTTCGATCTGGGCGGCGGCTCGCTGGCCGCGGCGCAGCTGGTGTCGCTGATCCGCCGGCGGCATCCGGACATCACCGTCGCCGATGTGTACGCCACGCCGCGCTTCGGCGCGATGGCGCTGGCGCTGGCGGAGAGCTCGCCGTCGTCGTCGGCTGCGTCCACGCACGTGGTCCCGCCCACCCCGCTGCGGATGCGCGCGCTGCAGACCGTCCTCGGCATCCCGCTGTTCATCCTCGGCGGCATCCGCTGGCTGCTCTACCTGCTCACCGCGTCCGCGCTGCTGCGGCCCTTCGGCGGATTCGACGTGCTGCCCGCCGCAGACCCGGCCTGGCTCATCCTCGGGCTCGTCGTGTTCGTGACGCCGTGGGGCCGCATGGCGATCGCGGTGGTCGCCGCCCGGCTGCTCCTCCTCGGGGTCAGGGCGGGCGATCATCCGCGTGGCGGCGGCGTGCACCTCCGGCTGTGGCTGGCCGAGCAGGTAGCCCACCAGATCGGCGCGGCCAGCCTCGCGGGAGCCCCGTGGATCCTCTACTATGCCCGAGCGCTCGGTGCGACGATCGACCGCGGCGTCGACCTCCACACCCTTCCGCCAGTGACCGGGATGCTGCGCATCGGCGCCGGCGCATCCATCGAACCCGAGGTCGACCTGGCCGGCTATTGGATCGACGGCGACGTCGTGCGGATCGGCGAGATCCGCATCGGCGCCGGCAGCTCGGTCGGCGCTCGCAGCTCGCTCATGCCCGGCACCAAGATCGGCCGCAACGCGACCGTCGCCCCGGGGTCTGCCGTGTTCGGCCGGGTGCCCGCGGGTCAGAACTGGTCGGGCTCCCCCGCCGTCCGCGTCGGCCGCGCGCACGACTGGTGGCCGCAGGAGCGTCCGCAACGCCGGACCCGGTGGCTCGCCGCCTACGCCCTGTCGTCGATCGTCGTGTCGCTGGTGCCGGTCGTCGCGCTGGCGGCAGGCGCAGCGGTGGTTGCCGCCTTCCTCCGCGGTGCAGCCGGCTGGGGCGGGGTGATCGCGGGCGCCGCCGCCGGCCTCGTTCCCGGAACCCTCGTCGCCGGCGTCGTGCTCGCCGCGCTGGTCGTCGTGCTCGTCCGGCTTCTCGGAATCGGGATGCGCGAGGGCGTCTACCCGGTGCGCAGCAGGATCGGGTGGCAGGCGTGGTCGACGGAGCGTCTGCTCGACCAGGCCCGCACGGTCCTGTTCCCGCTCTACTCGAGCCTGTTCACGCCCGTCTGGCTGCGGATGCTCGGAGCGAGGGTCGGCGCCGACGTCGAGGCGTCGACCGTGCTGCTCCTCCCCCGGATGACCCGCATCCGCGACGGCGCCTTCCTCGCCGACGACACGCTCGTGGCGTCGTACGAGCTCGGCGGCGGATACGTCCGCATCGCCGCAGTCGACATCGGGGCGCGCGCCTTCCTCGGCAACTCGGGGATGGCCGGAGCGGGCAACCGCGTCCCGCGAGACGGCCTGGTCGCCGTGCTGTCGTTCGCGCCGCGCAAGGCGAAGGCCGGCACGTCGTGGCTGGGTTCTCCGCCCGTGAAGCTCCGCCGCCAGACGCAGGACGCCGACCTCTCGCGCACCTTCGAGCCGCCGACGCGGTTGCGGGTCGCCCGCACCGCGTGGGAACTGCTGCGGATCGTTCCCGTGATCGTCACGTGCGCCATCGGCCTCGCCGTCGTCATCGCGCTGGGCGCCGTGGACGTGGCCTGGGGACCGATCTGGGCGGTCATCCTGAGCGGGCCCGTCCTCCTGCTCTCGGGCGCCGTCGCCGCAGCGCTCAGCACCGCCGCCAAGTGGGCGCTGATCGGGAGGCTGAAGCCGGGCGAGCATCCCCTCTGGTCGTCGTTCGTGTGGCGCAGCGAGGTGTCCGACACGTTCACGGAGATGGTCGCGGCGCCCTGGTTCGCCTGGGCGGCCTCCGGGACACCCGCGCTGGTGTGGTGGCTGCGCAGCCTCGGCGCGCGGATCGGCTCCGGCGTCTGGATCGACAGCTACTGGCTCCCGGAGGCCGATCTGGTCACGCTGGGCGACGCATCCACCGTCAATCGGGGCTGCGTCGTGCAGACGCACCTGTTCCATGATCGAATCATGAGCATGGACCAGGTCACCATCGAACGCGGCGGAACGCTCGGGCCGCACAGTGTCATCCTGCCCGCCGCCGACATCGGCGCCGACGCGACCGTCGGACCCGCCTCCCTCGTGATGCGCGGCGAGACGGTCCCTGCGGGCAGCCGGTGGAGCGGCAACCCGATCGGTCCGTGGCGCGAAGTCGTCGTGCGCGAGTACCGGGCGCGGGCCGGCGGATGA
- a CDS encoding NUDIX domain-containing protein has protein sequence MDSGDAWVEGPDGQRFWGRFGAAGLLVHDLRRGILLQHRADWSHFGGTWGLPGGARHAGESAVDGALREAAEEAAVPPDAVHVLFESVLDLGFWSYTTVVGQAVRPFEPHMADVESIELRWVPVDEVSALPLHPGFAASWPQLRARLTALSD, from the coding sequence GTGGACTCGGGCGACGCATGGGTGGAAGGGCCGGACGGCCAGCGGTTCTGGGGTCGGTTCGGCGCCGCCGGACTGCTCGTGCACGACCTGCGGCGCGGCATCCTGCTGCAGCACCGGGCCGACTGGAGTCATTTCGGCGGCACTTGGGGGCTCCCGGGCGGAGCGCGTCACGCCGGGGAGAGCGCTGTCGACGGGGCGCTGCGGGAGGCCGCGGAGGAGGCCGCCGTCCCGCCCGACGCGGTGCACGTGCTGTTCGAGAGCGTGCTCGACCTCGGCTTCTGGTCGTACACCACTGTCGTCGGTCAGGCCGTGCGTCCGTTCGAGCCGCACATGGCGGACGTGGAGAGCATCGAGCTGCGCTGGGTGCCGGTGGACGAGGTGAGCGCGCTCCCGCTGCATCCCGGCTTCGCGGCGTCGTGGCCCCAGCTCCGCGCGCGCCTCACCGCCCTCTCGGACTGA
- a CDS encoding bifunctional 3'-5' exonuclease/DNA polymerase, with protein sequence MHILLERVGRGDVRATWLDPSRERGAERSETLALDALPELVRAEETGAGGSGDRPRWVWDDTRAWYPALLSAGVRVERCVDLRLCHVILRNSTLTASTPLARAEPGPWDVAVEPEAEAPAVHTALFDFDEALFDSAEPAEAANATTPSIRDEFEAQEQAVAASADPRRLRLLLAAESAGALIGVELQHAGLPYSAERHDELLTGLLGPRPVYGRPAVLETLARELRDQLDAPDLNPDSPPDLLKALQRAGIMATSTRSWELRRIEHPVIDPLLRYKKLSRLLTANGWTWLDAWVHDGRFRPDYVPGGVVTGRWATRGGGALQLPRQVRGAVVADPGWKLVVADAAQLEPRVLTGLSGDQAMAAAGRGKDLYEGIVASGAVEARAQAKVAMLGAMYGATTGESGRLMPRLTRAFPRAVRLVEEAARAGERGEKVTSRLGRSSPVPGGRWAAAQSAASASDATEADERRARSLSRDWGRFTRNFVVQASAAEWALCWMAELRNRLTALAPDAPLTASPHLVYFLHDEVIVHTPEALADDVAAAVHAAAEQAGRLLFGGFPVEFPVTAAIVDSYAEAK encoded by the coding sequence GTGCACATCCTCCTCGAGCGCGTCGGGCGCGGCGACGTCCGCGCGACGTGGCTCGATCCGTCGCGCGAGCGCGGCGCCGAGCGGAGCGAGACGCTCGCGCTCGACGCCCTGCCGGAGCTCGTGCGTGCGGAGGAGACGGGTGCGGGAGGCAGCGGCGATCGGCCGCGCTGGGTGTGGGATGACACGCGTGCCTGGTATCCGGCGCTCCTCTCCGCCGGGGTTCGGGTGGAGCGCTGCGTCGACCTGCGGCTCTGCCACGTGATCCTCCGCAACTCCACGCTGACCGCATCCACACCTCTCGCGCGTGCCGAGCCGGGCCCCTGGGATGTGGCCGTCGAGCCCGAGGCCGAGGCGCCTGCCGTGCACACCGCCCTCTTCGACTTCGACGAGGCCCTCTTCGATTCTGCGGAGCCGGCCGAGGCGGCGAACGCGACCACGCCATCCATTCGCGACGAGTTCGAGGCCCAGGAGCAGGCCGTCGCCGCCAGCGCCGACCCGCGCCGCCTGCGACTGCTGCTCGCGGCCGAGTCCGCCGGCGCGCTCATCGGGGTCGAGCTGCAGCACGCCGGTCTTCCGTACAGCGCGGAGCGGCACGACGAGCTGCTGACCGGACTGCTCGGCCCTCGCCCGGTATACGGGCGTCCGGCCGTACTGGAGACCCTTGCGCGAGAACTCCGCGACCAGCTGGATGCGCCCGACCTGAACCCGGACAGCCCACCGGACCTGCTCAAGGCCCTGCAGCGCGCCGGCATCATGGCCACCTCCACGCGCTCGTGGGAACTCCGGCGCATCGAGCATCCCGTCATCGATCCGCTGTTGCGCTACAAGAAGCTGTCGCGGCTGCTGACCGCGAACGGATGGACGTGGCTCGACGCCTGGGTGCACGACGGGCGTTTCCGCCCGGACTACGTTCCCGGCGGCGTGGTGACCGGGCGCTGGGCGACGCGCGGAGGAGGCGCGTTGCAGCTGCCGCGGCAAGTGCGGGGCGCCGTCGTGGCCGATCCGGGCTGGAAGCTGGTGGTGGCGGACGCCGCCCAGCTCGAGCCGCGCGTGCTCACCGGGCTCTCCGGCGACCAGGCGATGGCCGCCGCCGGTCGGGGCAAAGACCTCTACGAGGGCATCGTCGCGTCCGGCGCCGTCGAAGCGCGCGCGCAGGCGAAGGTCGCCATGCTCGGCGCGATGTACGGGGCGACGACGGGGGAGAGCGGTCGGCTGATGCCGCGACTCACGCGCGCCTTCCCGCGGGCCGTCCGACTGGTGGAGGAGGCCGCGCGGGCGGGGGAGCGCGGAGAGAAGGTCACGTCGCGGCTCGGCCGCAGTTCGCCGGTCCCGGGCGGCCGATGGGCGGCGGCTCAATCGGCGGCGTCGGCGTCCGATGCGACCGAGGCCGACGAACGGCGCGCCCGCAGCCTGTCCCGTGACTGGGGCCGATTCACCCGCAACTTCGTCGTGCAGGCCAGTGCCGCAGAGTGGGCGCTGTGCTGGATGGCCGAGCTCCGCAACCGCCTGACCGCTCTCGCTCCGGATGCACCGCTCACCGCATCCCCGCACCTCGTCTACTTCCTGCACGACGAGGTCATCGTGCACACCCCGGAGGCGCTGGCCGACGATGTCGCCGCGGCCGTGCATGCCGCGGCGGAGCAGGCCGGAAGACTGCTGTTCGGCGGATTCCCGGTGGAGTTCCCGGTGACGGCCGCGATCGTCGACAGCTACGCGGAGGCGAAATGA
- a CDS encoding acyl carrier protein, which produces MALSTEEVLAGLAELINDETGIATDTVELDKSFTDDLDIDSISMMTIVVNAEDKFDVKIPDEEVKNLKTVGDAVEFIVKAQNA; this is translated from the coding sequence ATGGCATTGTCCACCGAAGAAGTTCTTGCCGGCCTGGCCGAGCTCATCAACGACGAGACCGGCATCGCGACCGACACGGTTGAGCTGGACAAGTCGTTCACCGACGACCTCGACATCGACTCGATCTCGATGATGACCATCGTGGTCAACGCCGAGGACAAGTTCGACGTCAAGATCCCCGACGAGGAGGTCAAGAACCTCAAGACCGTCGGAGACGCGGTCGAGTTCATCGTCAAGGCGCAGAACGCCTAG